The Amycolatopsis jiangsuensis nucleotide sequence GCGGCTTCCACGACCAGCGCCGCGTCCTTCGCCGCGAGCGAGGTCGGGAAGCTGGCCGGGTAGTCGCCGGACAGCATGAGCGGACCCTTCATCCGCGCATAGCCGACGTCGAACGCGGTGCCCTCCATGACGTCGAAGAACAGCTGCGGGTCGACTCCCAGTGCCTTGGCCAGCGCGAGGCTTTCACCGGTCGCGTTGGTGAGCGCGAGGACCCAGGCGTTCATCACCAGCTTCAGCCGGGTCGCCGTACCGGGTTCGGTGCCGAGCCAGCGCGTACGCGAGCCGATCGCGCCGAACACCGGTTCGGCACGCTCGTGCACGTCGTCCGGGCCGGCGGCGAGGATCTGCAGCTGCGCCTGCTCGGCGGGCACTTTCGTGCCCATCACCGGGCAGTCGACGAACGGCACCTCGGCGTCGGCGGCGGTCTCGGCGAGTCTGCTCACCCATTCGGTGCCGACAGTGCTGGTCTGCAGCCACAACGTGCCCGGCGCGGGCGCGGCCGCGTCGAACGCCTCGGCGACCACCGGTCCGTCGGCCAGCATGGTGACCAGGACGTCCGCGCCGTCGGCGGCCTCGCGCGGGGACGCGGCGACGGTCGCACCCTCCGCGGCGAGGGGTTCGGCCTTGGCCGCGGTGCGATTCCAGGCGCGGACGTCGAGGCCCGCGCGCACGAGGTGGCCGGCCATCGGGCGGCCCATGATGCCGGTGCCGAGAAATGCGACGGTGCTCATGCCGTCATGATGAGCCGGTCAGTGGCTGAGCGCAGGCCAGGAGGTTCGCCGTTCGGCGACCAGGGCGCCGAAACCGGGGAAGTCCGCCGGCACCACCGGCTCCGGGAACCGCGCCGGAGCGGCCGCGGCCGGGTGCCGGACCCGGATCGTGACGTGATCGGGCCGCGGTCCGCCGTCGTGCCAGTGCCGGGTGTGCGCCGGGATGGTCAGCAGGTCGCCGGGTTCGCACAGCAGCGCGAGCACCTGGCGGCCGGCGCGCAGGTACCAGACCGCGGAGCCGCTGACGAAGAACCGGTCTTCGTCGCCGTTCGAGGTGCGCTCGACCGGTCCCGTCTCGGCCACCAGCAGCTCCACGGCGTGGTAGCCCGGCCCCGCGGTACGGGCGTCGATGCGGTCCCGGAAGTGCGCCAGCACCTCGGCCTCCCCCGCGCCGGACGCCAGGCCGGCGAGCGGCCAGCGGACGAACCCGGCGCCCGCCCGGCCGAGCTCGGCCGTGATCGTCGCGGTGTCCTCGGTACGCAGCAGCACGTGCCCGGGCTGATCGTCCGGCCACACCGTCAGCAGCGTCATCGCCACCCCCTCCGTCGCAAAGGACCAACCCACGTGGCGGCCGGGCATTCCCCTTCCGCACGCCGACGGGAAGAAAGTGGCGCGGTTCACGGCCCGTCGCCCGGGCCGGGGTGCCGGCTCGTGCGGCAGGCGGGTGCGGCTCGCACGGGCGGACTCCACACGGCAAGCGGGTCGGCTCACGCCGCCCTGGTCGGCCCACGCAGGCAGCGAGTTGCCTCACCCAGCCGTGGGTCGGCCTACGCAGGCCACCGGTCCACTCACCCAGCCACCGGTCCACTCACCCAGCCACCGGTCCACTCACCCAACCACGAGCCGAGCGGCTCGGGCGGCTCGGGCGGCCGGGAGGGCGTCAGCGTTCGCCCCGGATCGTGCGGCGCAGCCGGGGTACTCGGTCGGCCAGCGGGCGTTCGCCGCCGCGCTGGGTGGGCTCGTAGTAGTCGCGTCCGACGAGTTCGTCCGGGGGGTACTGCTGGGTGAGCACGCCTTCCGGGACGTTGTGCGGGTAGCGGTAGCCCTGCGCGTTGCCGAGCTTCTGCGCGCCCGCGTAGTGCCCGTCGCGCAGGTGCGGCGGGACGGTGCCGATGGCACCGGATCGTACGTCGGCCAGCGCCGAGTCGATGGCCGTGACCACCGCGTTGGACTTCGGCGCGGTGGCCAGGTGGATGGTGGCCTGGGCGAGCGCGAGCCGGCCCTCCGGCATGCCGATGAACTGCACCGCGTGCGCCGCGGCCACCGCCGCCTGCAGTGCGGTGGGGTCGGCGAGGCCGACGTCCTCGCTCGCGTGCACGACCAGCCGCCGCGCCAGGAACCGC carries:
- a CDS encoding NAD(P)-dependent oxidoreductase gives rise to the protein MSTVAFLGTGIMGRPMAGHLVRAGLDVRAWNRTAAKAEPLAAEGATVAASPREAADGADVLVTMLADGPVVAEAFDAAAPAPGTLWLQTSTVGTEWVSRLAETAADAEVPFVDCPVMGTKVPAEQAQLQILAAGPDDVHERAEPVFGAIGSRTRWLGTEPGTATRLKLVMNAWVLALTNATGESLALAKALGVDPQLFFDVMEGTAFDVGYARMKGPLMLSGDYPASFPTSLAAKDAALVVEAAGEAADVSGVGAALAHLRAAAEAGHGEDDMAALYEAIVRDGR
- a CDS encoding cupin, with protein sequence MTLLTVWPDDQPGHVLLRTEDTATITAELGRAGAGFVRWPLAGLASGAGEAEVLAHFRDRIDARTAGPGYHAVELLVAETGPVERTSNGDEDRFFVSGSAVWYLRAGRQVLALLCEPGDLLTIPAHTRHWHDGGPRPDHVTIRVRHPAAAAPARFPEPVVPADFPGFGALVAERRTSWPALSH